A part of Plasmodium coatneyi strain Hackeri chromosome 8, complete sequence genomic DNA contains:
- a CDS encoding SICA antigen, with amino-acid sequence MGPEFIKEGKVQSLDSTFRGDVPEGSVPKERVPKEQVPGSYSWFKEEDSVPMEEVSKEQVQSSDSGFREEDFVPEEDVPKEEFPSSDSGFREENFVPIEGVPKEQVPSSDSGFREKDFEKVPRVDVPKENVPMEEFPSSDSGFWKEDFVPKEEVFSQTVYWINWIEGNKSVLEEIKTQPWFYDLKVNWNEYQRGAKHNELRDDNNFSFSEKKELLWRTSVGKQYNIMEWNSQTADWFKHLLNNVQEIPNELESAEIEQQYLCKESYRNNRLAPKLWMLILALVFEECEREENVCNKELYLDHLLQNV; translated from the exons atgggacccgaatttataaaagaaggaaaggttcAAAGTTTAGATTCGACGTTTAGGGGTGATGTTCCTGAGGGaagtgttcctaaggaaagggttcctaaggaacaggttccaggTTCATATTCCtggtttaaggaggaagactctgttcctatggaagaagTTTCCAAGGAACAGGTccaaagttcagattccgggtttagggaagaagactttgttcctgaggaggatgttcctaaggaagagtttccaagttcagattctgggtttagggaggaaaactttgttcctattgaaggtgttcctaaggaacaagttcCAAGTTccgattccgggtttagggaaaaaGACTTT gaaaagGTTCCtagggttgatgttcctaaggaaaatgtCCCTATGGAAGAgtttccaagttcagattccgggttttggaaggaagactttgttcctaaggaagaagttttttCACAGACTGTATATTGGATCAATTGGATCGAAGGAAACAAAAGTGTGTTAGAGGAAATTAAAACACAACCTTGGTTTTATGACCTAAAGGTTAATTGGAATGAATACCAAAGGGGTGCTAAGCATAACGAATTGAGGGatgataataatttttcattttcagaaaaaaaggagttgttGTGGAGAACTTCGGTAGGGAAGCAGTATAACATTATGGAATGGAACAGCCAAACAGCAGATTGGTTTAAGCATCTGTTGAACAATGTACAGGAAATACCAAATGAATTGGAATCGGCCGAGATAGAACAGCAATATTTGTGTAAAGAATCCTACCGGAACAATCGCTTAGCCCCCAAATTGTGGATGTTAATCTTAGCATTAGTATTTGAAGAgtgtgaaagggaagaaaatgtgtgtaaTAAGGAATTgtatttagatcatttattacaaaatgtcTGA
- a CDS encoding CMGC/GSK protein kinase, which produces MRDWHTDDHTSACFENEQNGKKYLNRIDNGKGGEYVCRGEPPGRGEPPNSGSAKYPPHRKSLTEMNKNNSNNPLGGEEKQKMVENDINRSSSRSYKLGNVVGNGSFGVVYEAVCLETSEKVAIKKVLQDPQYKNRELLIMQNLNHVNIIFLKDYYYTEYVKKNEKNIFLNVVMEFIPQTVHKYMKHYARNNHSLPLLLVKLYSYQLCRALAYLHSKFICHRDLKPQNLLIEPNTHTLKLCDFGSAKNLLAGQRSVSYICSRFYRAPELMLGATNYTTHIDLWSLGCIIAEMILGYPLFSGQSSVDQLVRIIQVLGTPTEEQMKVMNPNYADVKFPDVKPKDLKKVFPKGTPEDAINFVSRFLKYEPLERLNPIEALADPFFDDLRDPCIKLPKYIEKLPELFNFTEEEIKEMSDACRRKLTSKRTYEAYEQFLMSKTSDNSNMADNLSKEFAESSMETKSNRAVNLA; this is translated from the exons ATGAGAGATTGGCACACAG ATGACCACACCAGTGCATGCTTCGAAAATGAACAGAACGGAAAGAAGTACCTAAACAGGATCGATAACGGGAAAGGAGGCGAGTACGTCTGTCGAGGCGAACCCCCAGGAAGAGGTGAACCACCCAACAGCGGCAGTGCCAAGTATCCCCCTCACCGAAAGAGCCTAACTGagatgaacaaaaataatagtAACAATCCCCTGGGGGgtgaagaaaagcaaaaaatggtaGAGAACGATATAAATAGGTCCTCAAGTAGGTCTTACAAGCTAGGTAATGTAGTGGGCAATGGAAGCTTTGGAGTCGTCTATGAAGCCGTCTGTCTGGAAACATCCGAGAAAGTAGCTATCAAGAAGGTCCTCCAAGATCCACAGTACAAAAACAGAGAGCTCCTAATAATGCAGAACCTAAACCATGTGAACATCATTTTTCTGAAGGATTATTACTACACAGaatatgtgaaaaaaaatgaaaaaaatattttcctaaATGTAGTGATGGAGTTCATTCCTCAGACAGTACACAAATACATGAAGCACTATGCGAGGAACAACCATTCCTTACCTCTCCTTCTGGTGAAACTCTACTCCTACCAGCTCTGTAGAGCATTAGCTTATCTGCACTCCAAGTTTATTTGCCACCGAGATTTGAAGCCACAGAATTTACTCATAGAACCCAACACACATACACTAAAACTGTGTGACTTTGGCAGTGCGAAGAATTTGCTAGCTGGCCAGCGTAGCGTGTCCTACATCTGCTCACGGTTTTATCGTGCCCCGGAGCTCATGTTGGGCGCCACCAACTACACCACGCACATCGACTTGTGGTCCCTCG GCTGCATAATCGCCGAGATGATTTTAGGTTACCCTCTCTTCTCCGGCCAGTCCAGCGTCGACCAGTTAGTTAGGATCATCCAAGTGTTAG GCACACCGACGGAGGAGCAAATGAAAGTGATGAACCCGAACTACGCAGATGTGAAGTTCCCTGATGTGAAGCCAAAGGATTTGAAAAAG GTCTTTCCGAAGGGAACCCCCGAGGACGCCATCAACTTTGTGTCCAGATTCCTCAAATATGAACCCCTGGAACGGCTGAACCCAATCGAA GCCCTGGCAGATCCCTTCTTCGATGATTTGAGGGACCCTTGCATCAA GTTACCCAAGTATATAGAGAAGCTGCCCGAGCTATTCAATTTCACCGAGGAAGAAATCAAAGAAATGTCTGACGCCTGCAGGCGAAAGCTGACATCCAAACGTACCTACGAGGCGTATGAACAGTTCCTAATGAGCAAGACCAGTGATAACTCCAACATGGCAGACAATTTGAGCAAAGAGTTTGCTGAATCTAGTATGGAAACTAAGTCCAATCGCGCCGTGAACCTCGCCTGA
- a CDS encoding 60S ribosomal protein L26: MKFNKKISSSRRKMRKAHFTAPAGLRRKIMSSKLSKELRLKYKTRALPVRKDDEVLICRGHNHGREGKVVKINRKRFKIYVERVTREKANGESTFIGIHPSNVILTKLKIDKNRKKILDRKAPKEKM, encoded by the exons ATGAAGTTTAACAAGA AAATATCCTCCTCCCgaaggaaaatgagaaaggcGCATTTCACGGCGCCAGCTGGACttagaaggaaaattatgtCCTCCAAATTGTCAAAAGAGTTGAGATTAAAATATAAG ACGCGAGCTCTGCCAGTGAGAAAGGACGACGAAGTCCTCATTTGCAGAGGACACAACCACGGacgagaaggaaaggttgtgaAGATAAACAGAAAGCGATTTAAAATATACGTGGAAAGAGTAACCAGGGAAAAGGCTAACGGAGAGTCCACCTTCATTGGTATCCACCCCAGCAACGTTATCTTGACCAAACTGAAAATTGACAAGAACCGTAAAAAGATCCTCGACAGAAAGGCgccaaaggagaaaatgtaa